Part of the Pseudoxanthomonas sp. Root65 genome is shown below.
CGTGGCCTGCAGGACGAGATCAAGCAGGTCTTCGACCGCTTCCTGGGCGAAGCCGACGCCGACCAGTCCAACGTGGTGACCAGCCAGTGGGCGCCGCGCGTGGACATCCGCGAAGACGGCGACCGCTTCGTGATCCTGGCCGACATTCCGGGCGTGGACCCCAAGGACATCGAGATCCACATGGACAAGGGCATCCTGACCCTGCGCGGCGAGCGTGCCGCGGAGAAGAAGGACGAAGGCACGCGCTTCTCCCGCGTCGAGCGCGTCTACGGCACGTTCTACCGCCGCTTCTCGCTGCCGGACAGCGCCAATCCCGACGGCATCACCGCCAGCGGCAGGCACGGCGTGCTGCAGATCGACATTCCCAAGAAGCCCGAAACCACGCCGCGGCGCATCCAGGTGCAGTGACCCGCGCGTCCCGCCGTCGCTGCACGGCGGGGCCACGGGCGTAGCGATAGAATCGGCCCGTGGCGCCCGCGTCGCGGGCCGTTCTTTTTTCAGGATGTCGTGCGTCTGCGCGCATCCGCGTGATCCTGCGGAGATCCCATGCAGTTCAAGGACTATTACGCGGTACTGGGCGTGGAGCCCACCGCTGGCGATGCCGAGATCAAGACGGCATACCGGCGGCTGGCCCGCAAGTACCACCCGGACGTCAGCAAGGAAGCCGGCGCCGAGGACCAGTTCAAGGCCGTCAACGAGGCCTATGAGGCGCTGCGCGACCCGCAGAAGCGGGCGGCCTACGACCAGTTGCGCGCGCGCGGCTACCGGCCGGGCGAGGAATTCCGGCCGCCGCCGGATTTCGGCCGCGGCGGACCCGGTGCGCAGGAGTTCGATTACGACGAGATCTTCGGCGGCGCAGGTGGCGGCAGCGGCGGCTTCAGCGATTTCTTCGAAG
Proteins encoded:
- a CDS encoding Hsp20/alpha crystallin family protein, producing the protein MSIVQYNPWGNARGLQDEIKQVFDRFLGEADADQSNVVTSQWAPRVDIREDGDRFVILADIPGVDPKDIEIHMDKGILTLRGERAAEKKDEGTRFSRVERVYGTFYRRFSLPDSANPDGITASGRHGVLQIDIPKKPETTPRRIQVQ